A part of Bombus huntii isolate Logan2020A chromosome 16, iyBomHunt1.1, whole genome shotgun sequence genomic DNA contains:
- the LOC126874185 gene encoding protein TAPT1 homolog, translated as MNTEENWRSYTDKTYVKIKPTKQLDSHINKIQDMKAQLNVGEYQHRKPGVSLTQFLRTELTRGYQLENDEESFSARREKLYSFMKIPKEVEKFMAYGFLQCADSFLFVYTFLPLRFMMALWTMVTRPLWHCLGKKRDLRVGERYLRPAEMCDLLKGIVVISCWAATWKVDTSMMYHLVKSQSVIKLYIFYNMLEVGDKLFSAFGQDIIDALFWTATEPRSKSQARSQHLGILPHLLFAFTYVLLHSILVLFQATTLNVAINSSNKALLTIMMSNNFVELKGSVFKKFDKNNLFQLSCADVRERFHLMMLLLAVNLQTMKEYAWKAERLAVLLPDCIMLLSAEVLVDWVKHAFITRFNELHSTVYRDYTIKVAYDMAQTRQESAFSDPSDVVARRMGFIPLPLGVAIGRVLCTTITPPVQPANIILLLLAYFILVTFKILNSLIILGKACDIILSHSKKSDNKVTYNCME; from the exons ATGAATACCGAAGAAAATTGGCGAAGTTATACTGATAAAACGTACGTAAAAATTAAACCTACGAAACAATTGGATAgtcatattaataaaattcaagatATGAAAGCCCAATTAAACGTTGGAGAATATCAGCATAGAAAACCAG GTGTGTCTCTTACACAATTTCTACGAACAGAATTAACAAGAGGCTATCAGTTAGAGAATGATGAGGAAAGTTTCTCTGCAAGGAGAGAAAAACTTTAttcatttatgaaaattccaaaagaagttgaaaaatttatgGCCTATGGATTTTTGCAA TGTGCAGattcttttctatttgtttatacatttttaccaTTAAGATTCATGATGGCACTATGGACAATGGTTACAAGACCCCTATGGCATTGTCTCgg AAAGAAGAGGGATTTAAGAGTTGGAGAACGATACCTAAGACCAGCAGAAATGTGTGACCTTTTAAAAGGAATCGTGGTGATCAGCTGTTGGGCAGCTACATGGAAGGTTGACACTTCGATGATGTACCATTTGGTGAAAAGTCAGTCTGTGATAAAACtctacatattttataatatgttGGAAGTCGGTGATAAATTATTCAGTGCTTTTGGGCAAGATATAATAGATGCCCTTTTCTGGACAGCTACAGAGCCTAGATCAAAGTCACAAGCAAGATCTCAACATTTGGGCATCCTACCTCATCTATTGTTTGCTTTTACCTATGTTT TATTACACAGTATTTTGGTACTTTTCCAAGCCACAACTTTGAATGTTGCTATAAACAGTAGCAACAAAGCTCTGCTCACTATAATGATGTCTAATAAT TTTGTAGAATTGAAAGGTTCTGTATTTAAGAAATTTGACAAGAACAATCTCTTTCAACTATCTTGTGCAGACGTAAGGGAACGTTTTCATTTAATGATGCTCCTTCTTGCTGTAAATCTTCAAACAATGAAGGAATATGCATGGAAAGCTGAACGACTCGCAGTGCTTCTTCCAGATTGTATAATGTTGCTCTCTGCTGAAGTCCTTGTAGATTGG GTTAAACACGCCTTTATAACTCGTTTCAATGAACTTCATTCAACAGTATACAGAGATTATACTATTAAAGTAGCCTATGATATGGCTCAAACTCGGCAGGAGAGCGCCTTCTCTGATCCATCAGATGTAGTAGCCCGTAGGATGGGTTTTATTCCCCTTCCTCTAGGAGTTGCAATAGGAAGAGTTCTTTGTACGACTATTACACCACCTGTTCAACCAGCCAATATAATTTTGTTGCTTCTAGCCTATTTTATTCTGGTGACATTCAAGATCTTAAATAGCTTGATAATTCTTGGCAAAGCATGTGATATAATCTTGTCACATTCCAAAAAATCGGACAATAAAGTGACGTATAATTGTATGGAATAG